Proteins co-encoded in one Phycodurus eques isolate BA_2022a chromosome 14, UOR_Pequ_1.1, whole genome shotgun sequence genomic window:
- the nenf gene encoding neudesin: protein MATATTGGAFVLIVALLNVTLADKLKYKASTKPVRLFTEEELRRYDGNREGEPIYLAIKGVVFDVTKGKEFYGKDAPYNALVGKDSTRAVAKMSLEAEDLTSDTSGLTAEQLRSLESVFEGTYKAKYTIVGYTAARILNQDGSPNEDFKPEDQPHFNIKDEF, encoded by the exons ATGGCAACAGCAACAACCGGTGGTGCCTTCGTGCTGATTGTGGCGCTATTAAACGTGACTTTAGCGGACAAGTTAAAGTACAAAGCGTCCACAAAACCTGTAAGGTTATTCACCGAAGAGGAACTCCGGAGGTATGACGGCAACCGC GAGGGCGAACCCATCTACTTGGCGATAAAAGGGGTGGTGTTCGACGTGACCAAAGGAAAAG AGTTTTACGGCAAAGACGCGCCTTACAACGCTCTGGTGGGCAAGGACTCCACTCGAGCCGTGGCCAAGATGTCGCTCGAGGCAGAAGACCTAACGTCGGATACC TCGGGCCTGACGGCGGAGCAGCTGCGGTCCCTGGAGAGCGTCTTCGAGGGCACGTACAAAGCCAAGTACACCATCGTGGGGTACACGGCTGCACGCATCCTCAACCAGGACGGGAGTCCCAACGAGGACTTCAAGCCGGAGGACCAGCCGCACTTTAATATCAAAGATGAGTTTTGA
- the ndufaf1 gene encoding complex I intermediate-associated protein 30, mitochondrial: protein MKASERTMSSILRLPWMRLLGSGCLHHQQHLLRLVLSRSVTQGEYRRPGKPREDKPPWQKINFSFSKGLDGIWKHMTLLKREFLERWVGPQGKPILEHMLEQNQVVWEFRGPESLEQWTVSSDREIGGQSEAYLKVGRNNNTCFLYGTLSSTPPRDGETRYSGYCSMRSKQPLASFDRKKHYDWSSFNTLHLRVRGDGRPWMINIATETYFSHQKDDFYHYFLYTRGGPYWQEVKIPFSKFFLTHRGRVQDDQHPLWLDKINTIGFTLGDKADGPFQLEINYIGVSKDYAHTEEFAYELYKRNPEV from the exons ATGAAAGCATCAGAACG CACAATGTCCAGCATCCTTCGTCTTCCTTGGATGAGGCTGCTGGGATCAGGATGCCTCCACCACCAGCAGCACCTTCTCCGTCTTGTGCTTAGTCGAAGCGTGACGCAGGGCGAATACAGACGACCCGGCAAGCCCAGAGAAGACAAACCTCCGTGGCAGAAGATCAACTTCAGCTTCTCCAAAGGCTTGGACGGCATCTGGAAACATATGACGCTGCTAAAAAGGGAGTTCTTGGAGCGCTGGGTGGGGCCCCAGGGGAAGCCCATCTTGGAACACATGCTGGAGCAGAACCAAGTGGTGTGGGAGTTCCGGGGGCCCGAGAGCCTGGAGCAGTGGACCGTGTCGTCGGATCGTGAGATAGGAGGCCAGAGCGAGGCCTACTTGAAGGTCGGGAGGAACAACAACACGTGTTTTCTCTACGGGACGCTGAGCTCGACGCCCCCAAGGGACGGAGAGACGCGCTACAGCGGCTACTGCAGTATGCGTTCCAAGCAGCCACTG GCATCGTTTGACCGAAAGAAGCACTACGACTGGTCCAGCTTCAACACGCTGCACCTGCGCGTGCGAGGCGACGGCCGGCCGTGGATGATCAACATTGCCACGGAGACCTACTTCTCCCACCAAAAAGACGACTTTTATCACTATTTCCTGTACACCAGAGGGGGGCCCTACTGGCAGGAGGTCAAG ATACCCTTTTCAAAATTTTTCCTCACACATCGTGGAAGAGTTCAGGATGATCAGCATCCTCTCTGGCTGGACAAG ATTAACACAATCGGATTTACCCTGGGAGACAAAGCGGACGGTCCTTTCCAGCTGGAGATCAACTACATTGGCGTCAGCAAGGACTATGCTCACACAGAGGAGTTTGCCTATGAGCTGTATAAGAGGAATCCGGAAGTTTGA